The window ACTAGCCTAAGTCGTTCGAGCTCCCCTAAATTTTCGATTTCCCTCCACCCAAAAAGCCTCTGTTGTGGTATAATAGCCATGGATGACCCTCCTTTGTTTGGTTGGTTTGGTCTTACTTAACAGATTCGCTCTGAAGGAGGGTCATCCTCTTTTTTGGGGTCAATTTTTTAATTCCTTAAACCCAATCCCCCTCAACCCCAACCAAATTCATGCCTTTCCCGGGGTAAAATTTTTTCCCCCAATCCCTTCATACCTTCACCTTTCTTATTTCCGCGTCAGCGCAGATGGCTCCAGGTAAGGGTTATGAATTAAAGTATCTCCTCAATCCTTCTAAGATGCCGGCCGCCGCCTTGGCTTGGAAAGCCGGGTCCTTTAATAATTTCTCTTCCCGGGGGTTAGAGATAAAGGCTACTTCCACCAGGGCCGAAGGCATTTTGGTGTTGCGCAGGACGGAAAAATTAGCTTCCAAAACCCCAATGTCGCGGAGGCCCAGAGCAGCCACCAGGGCATTTTGAATACTGCGGCCCAGGCGCAGCCGTTCCTCCCTCTGCTGGCCGAGTTCCGTACCGGGTGGAGCATAAACATAGGTGGAAGTCCCTCCTACCTCGGAACTGACAGAGGCATTGGAGTGGATGCTCAAGAAGACGTCCGCTCCGAGGTCGTTGGCGTAAAAAGCCCGTTCGGCCAGCCTGTAGGGAGTTGATTCGCCTTCGCGCGTGAGGTATACTTTGGCTCCCTCCGACCTTAAGAGATCGGCAAGCTTTAGGGCGATGGCCAGGTTGATGTCCTTTTCTTGAGTGCCCCCCGGCCCGATGGCCCCCGGATCCCGCCCCTCAGGGTCGGTACCGTGGCCGGGGTCTAGAACGATCACGGCATTCTTCAAGGAAGGTTGCTCCAGGAAAAACAGCCTTCCTTTGCCTTGCGGCGCCTCTCCTACCGAAAACTTCAAAGAAGTAGTTAGATCGGCTACTACCCGCACCGTATCGGAGGTAAACTGGCTCATTCTTATCCGGGCCACACCCTTCGCCCCCACGGGGACCTCGCGCTCATCAAGAGGCACGTCCAGCACGGCGCCCGGAATATCCCATACCAGTCTTTCAGGGTTATACAGCCGCAGGGTCTTGTAGGTGAAGGCCTGGGTCCCCTGAACCCACAGCTGCAATCCCTCCGCTGTTGTCTTTACTTCTACCCCGGTGATGCGGAGAGACCCTCCGTCGCCCTCCTCTTCTCCTTTATCACCTTCCCAAGGCTTAAGGGTAACCAGACTGGCCGGTACCCAGCCCTTCAGGCCTGTCTCCAGCTGTACTTGTATCCAGCCCTGCTGCTCTTCTACCACCCGCAGTTGAGAACCCGCCGGAGCCGTGGCGACCTGGCGGTAAATGGGCCCAGGCCCGGCCAAAACGGCCACCGGTTTGGAGCCTACTACGGCAACGTAACTCGTCGGCTTTTCCTCTTGTCCTCCGCTCCCTCCGTCCGAGGGCGGTGGAGTACCCACGGGTTCCACCCAGTCGGCGCTGATCCAGCCGCGTCCCCCGTCGGAGAGCTGGACTTGATACCAGCCGGGAACCTTACCCAAAACGGGGAGCACCGTGCCTTCTTTAACGGTAAGTAGAGGAGGATCGTAGGCTGTACTCGGACCGGGACGGATATTCACGTAACTTCCCCGTACTCGCACTTGCTTCACGCTCGTCTGTTCCGGCAGCCAGATCCGCACACTCGAAGAAGAGGCATCCCAATCCACCTGGGCGCCGAAATTCTCTGCAATAACCCGCACCGGCACCATGGTGGTACCCTGGTGAAGCACCGGCGCCGTGTCCATGGCCAAGGTCCGGCCGTCCAGCCTGGCCGTCTTCTTACCTATCCACATCTCCAAAACTGTATTACCGTATTCAATTCGGACCTTTTGTTCGCCGGCCACCCAGCCAACCTTGGCCTTCATGGCCTCCATGATTATGCGGATGGGTACCATGGTCCGGCCGGCGGTGTCGACATAAGGCGCCACGGCCGGATTAAGTAGCGTTCCGTTAAAGTACAATTTGACGGTACGGGTGGCTGCTGAAGCCGGCCCCCCGGCGAAAACACCGGCCACCAGCAGAAAGAATAGACTCCACGTCAAAAGGTGCTTCCAACCTAATCTGACCGGCTGGCGGCAGCCTCCCCTGCTCCGCCCCCGTACAACCACTCCCCTCTCCCCTTTCTGGCAAAACTGGCAACACCAAACTAATTCGCTATTTATGTCGACTTTCCTTCCCCCACCAAAATTTATGTCAAAAGAAAAAAGAGTGCCTGGGCACTCTTTCCAGATATTCCCCTATTCCTTTGGCAAGGCATACGCCCTTTAAATTAATCTGTCTTAATTATGGCCTCATTGCGGGTCATAGCCGAAGATACATCCAGGTGGCCGGCGATGGTCTCTACGTACTGTCCCTCCACCAGGATTTGCACTTGTTTCACCGTAGGAAACTGGGTCAAAGTGTTGACGATGGAATAAACCGTCAGGCTCTCCCCCAAGGAACCCCCACTGTGGTTTTCCACCAGCTCCTTGCTGAAATCCACCCTGGCCAGGCCGTCGGGCCGGATGTTGATATCTTTAAGGACGGTCCCTTCAGGAATGGTAGGCAGGAGTTGAGAACCCGGCGCCGGTCCCTTGATCAATTCCTCTACCGTGGCCCGAGCAATTCCTTCCACTTTAGGAATGAGGCGTTCCTCGGCCACCAGCTTCTGCCCCGTGGGATCGCTAAAATAAAGTACTACCTTGACGGTGTCCTGGTTTTCCGTCACCTGAGGGCTTTCCGGCTGGCCGAGCTCTTCCTGGGGTGTTTGCAACTGAACCTGGGAATCCGGTTGGTCAGCCGTGTCTTTAGATAAGCCGCAACCACTAGATAAAGCCGCCAGAAAGGCACAGAGGAGGCCCGCCGCCAAAGCTTGAACCTTTCCCCGCAAAGAAATCCCTCCTTCCTGCTTCTGCTATTTCATTCATATCCGTGAAAGGAGGGATATATTACTAATTTTTTAAGGCACCTCGGACAAAACCTCCCGCAGGGCGTCAATCAATCGTTGGTTCTGCCGGCGGGTACCGATGGTAATACGGAGGAAGGTTGGGTATCCAAAAATATCTCCGGTACGGACGATAACCCCTTTGGCGAGCATTTTCTTAAAAACCTCCCGGCTATCGCGGCCAATATCCACAAAAATGAAGTTGGATTCCGTGGGTACATATTTGAGGCCTAAGGCCCGGAATTGCTCATAGAGGAATTCCTTGCCTTCGTTGTTGACCTCCCTGCTCTTGCCCACATGATACTCATCCTGGAGGGCGGCCCTGGCCGCTACCTGGGCCAGAGAATTAACATTAAAGGGCTCCCTAACGCGGTTCAAAGCCTTAATAACTTCCGGGTGAGCGATGCCATACCCCACCCGCAGGCCCGCCAGGCCGTAAATCTTGGAAAAGGTCCGCAGGACGATGACGTTGGGCCGCCCGTCCCGTACGTAGGCCAGGCTATCGGGATAGGCAGGCGAGGTCACATATTCGTAGTAGGCCTCATCCAGTACTACCAGTACATGGGAGGGCACACGGTTCAGAAACACATCCACTTCTTCCTGCGATACAATGGTTCCGGTAGGATTGTTGGGGTTGCAAAGGAAAACCAGGCGGGTCCGCGGGCCAACGGCCCCTGCCATGGCTTCCAGGTCAAGGCGGAAATCCCGGCAGGGAACCTTCACCGCCCTCCCTCCCATCACCTGGGCCGCAAATTCATATTCGGAAAAGGTGGGATCGCCTACTATAACTTCGTCCCCGGGATCTACAAAGGCTTCGCCCAGCATTTTGAGGATTTCATCGGTGCCGTTACCTATAATGAGCTGCTCCTCCGATACCTCCAGCTTGGCCGCCAGGGCTTGCTTCAGGTAATAACAGCTGCCGTCCGGGTAAAGGTAGATCTTTTCGGCAGCCTCCCGCAGGGCCATAACCGCATCGGGCGAAGGGCCCAAAGGGTTTTCGTTGGAGGCCAGCTTGATCACGTCCTTAATGCCCAGCTCTCGCTGCACTTCTTCAATGGGCTTGCCCGGAACATAGGGTTTGATATCCAGGATGGCTTCCCGGCAGGCAGGGTAAGACTTGACCATAAGGCCCATCACTCCCGTCTCCAATTTGCTTTTATAATGCGTAGACATTTTCGGCGCTTACCAGTTTAACACCCTTGGCCGATAAGATCTCAATGGCCTTATCCAGATCTTCTACGCGGAAGATTACCAGGGCGCCGTTTTCGCCTTTGCCGAGAAAGGCGTACAAGTACTCAATATTGATACCCGCTTCCTCCAGGTGGGTCAGAACACTGCTCAGCCCGCCGGGACGGTCCGGCATCTCTACCCCCAGAACCTCAGTCAAACTTACCGTGAAGCCCCCCTCCCTCAAGGTCCGGTAAGCGGCCTGAGGATCGTTTACAATGAGGCGCAGGATGCCGAAATCCGACGTATCGGCAATAGATAGGGCCCGAATGTTAATGCCCTTGGAAGCCAGCAGCCTGGTGACGGCGGCCAGGCGTCCCGATTTGTTCTCCAGGAATACGGACAGTTGTTTGATTTTCATCTCCGGCCCCCCTAAAGTTTTCGCCTATCGATGACCCGTTTGGCCTTCCCTTCGCTGCGAGCAATGGTTTTAGGTTCCACCAGGGTAACCTTAACGCTGATGCCCAGGGTGCTCTCCAGCTCCTGGCGGAGCCGGTGTTCCAGGTCCTCCAGCCGGCGTACTTCATCGGAAAACAGGCTTTCGGAAACTTCCACCTGGACTTCCAGGGTATCCAGGCTGCCCTCCCGGTCCACGATGAGCTGGTAATGGGGCTCCGTTCCCCCTATCTCCAGCAGTACGCTTTCCACCTGGGAGGGGAAAACATTCACCCCGCGGATGATGAGCATATCGTCAGTGCGGCCGGTAATGCGGGCGATGCGTACCCCCGTTCGCCCACAAGGGCAGTCCCCCGGTAAAAGGGCAGTCACATCCCTGGTGCGGTAACGGATGACGGGTAAAGCCTCCTTGGTGAGGGAGGTCAGGACCAGTTCCCCCACCTGGCCGGGGCCCAGGGGTTCCCCGGTGGCCGGGTCGATTACTTCGGCTAAGAAGTGATCGCCGAAGATGTGCAGCCCGTTCTTCTCCTGGCATTCGATGGCCACCCCGGGCCCGATTACTTCGCTAAGCCCGTAGATATCGACTGCACTGATCCCCAGCCGCCTTTCGATTTCCCGCCGCATACTCTCCGACCAGGGTTCGGCCCCGAAAATTCCGGCCTTCAGCTTGAGTTCCGCGGGATCTATCCCCATTTCCCCTATGACCTCGGCAATATGAAGGGCATAGGAAGGAGTGCAGGTTAAAATGGTGCTGCCAAAATCTCGCATAATCATAACCTGGCGTTTAGTGTTGCCGCCCGATATGGGTATGACCGAAGCACCCAGGCGTTCGGCGCCGTAATGCACACCCAGACCGCCGGTAAACAGGCCGTATCCGTAGGCATTATGGATAATGTCGTTGCGGGTGGCACCGCCGCACACCAAGGCCCGGGCCATGAGCTCCGCCCACACATCAATATCCCTCCGGGTATAGCCCACCACGGTGGGCTTTCCCGTAGTCCCGGAAGAAGAATGGATGCGGACGATTTCGCTCATGGGCACGGCAAACATGCCAAAGGGATAGTTTTCCCGCAAATCATCCTTAGTAGTAAAGGGGAGCTTGCGCAAATCCTCCAGAGTCCTGATATCTCCAGGCTCCAAGCCCTTGGCTTGAAAAGCCCGCCGGTAGTGGGGGACGTTAAGAAAGGCCCTCTCCACCGTTGCCTTTAGCCTCTCCAGCTGCAACTGCTGCAACTCTTCGGCGGATAAACACTCGTATTTCGGATTCCAGTACACCTTCGGCCCTCCACCACTAACCAATCTCAGACGTTCGACTTCTGGTTTTATTAGTTCCACACCCGCGGGCAGTTTCCTGCCGGCTCATAGGTGGACTCCCAAAAATCATGCAAAGGGAAAAAGGTGGCCCCCAACTCCCCGGGATGAAGGAGAAAACAAGCCAATTATAGAGAGAACGGTTATTAATCTTCATAAATCCCTCCTCAGGCGACCACCCGAGGCCTTGGGGGAATTCCCCCCTACCGACCTCATCGGGTAGATTTAAGGAAGGTTGCCGGCTTACCGTTAACCTTGCCGATTTAAGGAGCTGATGGAACTTGAGGACAGCCGAAGTCAGACCGCGTTTTCGCTCCTCGCAACCTTTCCTGGCACCCGCGCTATTATTCCTCATCCTAGTTTTGACCGCGGGACTCCCTTTGCCGGCCTGGGCCGGGTCCGGCCAGATTATCTTTTCCGCCTCCACAGAGGAAATATGGGTGGACGGACGGCCAGAAAAACTGCCCGCCCCGCCCTTCTTCCACGGCGACTACATTATGGTTCCCCTCCGGCCGCTGGCCAAGCTTTTAGGAGGCGAAGTGCACTGGGAGGCAGGAGAGCCGGATACCATAAAGGTTATCCTGGGCGGCAGACACGCGGTCACCCACCCGGGAAGCAGGACGGTTGTCCTGGAGGGTGAGGAGACCGAAACCCAGATCCTGCCCGTTCCGGTACAAGAGGCGCGGGGCATCCTGTTCGTACCGGCCGTATTTTTCCACCGCGTCTTTGAGGTGCCCTACGCCCGGTGGGCAGAAGGAAACGCCTATCTTCTGGGCAGTTCCAACCGGCCGCCACTGGCCCATTTCGTAGTATCCCAGCCGGTGTACGCCGGGCAACCCGTTCGCTACACCGTCAAAGCCGAGGACCCGGAGGGCGACCCCATCGCGGAGGAGAGGTGGGAGGGGCGCCAGGATATCTTCTCCCAACCCGGAAGTTACACCGTTACCCTGCAGGTTAAGGATGCTCGCGGCAGCTGGAGCAAACCCTTATCGCGGCTGATCCATGTCCTACCCGACCCGGCCAATCCTCAGCCCGGCGACCTTTGGGCCGGAGGGGAACTATCTCCCACCTTAACCTACGAACCCCCCGTCCGGCGCACCGGTCCTCCTCTTCTTTTTAGCAACAGCCCCGAGTACATAAAGGAGCCGGGAATTCTCTACCAAGACGAGGTGGAAGAAAGGGCGCGGCTCTACTTCTGGCACGCCATCGAACACCCCGAAACCTTTAAGGTTTATGTACTGGCCGTGAACCGCAGCCGCGAAGAAGTAGAGCTGACCGTGGAGCGCGAGGGATACGGCGGCCCCTCCACCAACGTCTTTCTGGTGGCCCGACAAGCCCTGGCCCAATACTTTATGGAAGCTCAACCTCGCACCCTTACCCTTAAACCCGGCGAGGCGGCGGTGTTAAATCGCATCCAGCCTTCCGCCTGCCGTCACCAGGTTCTCCACGGCATTCTGGACGTCAAGGCCACAGGTAAGGTGGACATCCTCTTTGTAGCCGCGTTAGCCTCCCAGAAAGTCTTAAGGGAATACTCCCGGCTTCCTTATCTTCCAGCTGACGGCGTTCACGCCCGGGGCACCTTCGGGCCTGCCGACATAGAGGTGGAGCTTTCCTTATCCGGCCAGGAGACAGGAGAATTACGCCTGGCTGACGGCATAACAGATCAATTCCTGCCCTCGCTGAAGCCCGGCGCTTCCGCGCCCTCATTGAAGGGCAATTATGGGGCGGTCTACCGAATACGGGTTGTGCCTCAGCAGGATACCGAAGCCTTCCTGGTGCCGGTGTCCGGTCTCTTCGCTGGAACGGTGCTCGTGGACGGCCGCCTCGTTAATGTACCGCGCGAGGGATTCGTAAGGCAGGGAGGCCAGCCCGTTTACCTGGGAAGGTTAAAGGCCAAACAGGCCGCCGAAATAGTATTGGTGCCGCCGGGAGGCTCCTATCTGCCGGTGAAGCTGGTCTTTGACCCCCGGGAGAAATAGGGAGCCTGGTTTCTCTTCAAAGGAATTCCCGAGGCCGTTGCAACCCTGTCCCCCTCGAGGAGGGTAAGATAACCCCCGCCCCAACGGAGGTGGGGGTTATCTGGCTGCCGGAGACCTGGACGCGCCCCCCCAATCCGCCGGCTGGAGGAAAATGTTTAAGCCGATAAACTGGGAAATATATAACAGGGCTTCTGCGAGAGGAAAGCACCAGAAAAAATCGAATTATTATAGTCAGGGACTCAAACAATAATGTGCGGGGGATGGACGTGGGCTATAAGTATGAGTTTACCTGGCTTATACGCCTGCCGGTAGATGAGCTGCCCCAGGAACCGGGGGAGAAAAAAGGCGACGGCGAAAACCTGCTCTTGTGGAAGCGGAGCTGCGGTAATATCATCCTGGGGTTTTTCCGCCAGGGACATAAGCTAGCCCATCCCGTAGGTTTAGAGGCTTTCATCGTCAATAAGAGCGAAGAAGTATTGGGCTACGGGAGAGTTGTTAAATCCGAAATTTACCAGCTGCCCGATGGTTCTATTACTACCGTAGTGGAATTCTGTGTTACCCGGCTCTTTAACGAAGAAGAGAAGAGCATTATAACTAGAGTTTTCCGGGAAATGTATGGTAGCGAAAGGCATTCTGAGGTATAATGGAGCCGATATTATTAGGGGAGGTTTCCTCCATGTTGGCGGGTAAAGATTTTTCCTTTAAGAGTGACGGACTACTGGAATTCGGCCCTGGCATTATCGCCCCCGAGCCGGACGTCCGCCGGTTGGAAGATGCCCTGCCGGTCCTCTATGCCCCCAGCGTGACACCCAGCGACCGCCCCCTTTACTATATGTACCGGGGGGTATGCTTCGCCCAGGACAAGGAAATCTTTGACAAGAATGATATACGTTACGACATAACGGTTATTTTACCGGGAACCATCGAAGGAGAGTACATCAAGACCGTGGGCCATTTCCATCCCCTCAAGCCTCACTCTTCCGAGACATACCCCGAATATTACGAGGTCCTGGAGGGAGAAGCCCTTTACCTGCTGCAAAAGAACAACCGCAGCGGCGACGTGGAAGAGATTATTGCCGTGGAGGCCAAGAAGGGGGACAAGGTTTACATCCCCCCTGGTTACGGTCATGTAACCATCAACCCTGGGAATACCTCCCTGGTCATGGCCAACTTGGTGGAGAGCAATTTTTCGTCCCTTTACGGCCCCTTCCGGGATAAGCGCGGTGCAGCCTATTATTACATCCAGGGCCAGGGGGCCAAAGGAGAGTTCGTTAAGAATTCCCACTACCAAAATTCGGTGGCCCTTAAACTCATGGCTGCCCCCAATCTCCTCCAACCTACGGCTGCCGTCAAGAACAAGTCCCTATACGAAGCTTTTGTGGCCGATCCGGAAGCCTTCAGGTTTTTGAAGTAAAGGGTGAGCCTTCGGAAGCAGGGAAGCCCTTGGCCTCCCCGCACGCGGGCCAAGGGCTTCCCTTTACCCTTCGCCGGCCAAAGCCCTCTCTACTTCCTCTCTGACAAAGGGGTCCTGTTCCCTCTCGTAGGCCGTTTCCAGCGCTCGGCGTCCTTCGGGCAACCCCAGCTTCCCCAGGGCCCAGGCCGCATGACCACGCAGGACGGGAGAAGGACCAGAGAGGAGCTTCTGCAATGCCTTGATGGCCTCCTCTCCCTTATACCCGGTATTAGCCAGGGCAATGACAGCATTGCGCTGCAAGAGGGATTTCCCCCGCCAAGCCAGGGCCGTGGACCCGAAAAGTTCCCGGAATCGGCGGCCATCCATGGTCAAAACCCGGACCAACCCCGGATGGATAAAGGGTGTGCCGACTAAGGTTAACCCTTCATTTTCTGGGCAGACGTCCTGGCAAACATCACACCCGAAAAGCCTCTGCCCCAGGTACGGCCGCAGACTCGGGGGGAGGAAGCCTCGCTTCTGAGTGAGGTAAGAAAGACAGCGCCCGGGATGCAGTGTATAGGGCGCCACCAGGGCTCCCGTGGGGCACGCGCGTAGACAGCGGCCGCACTCCCGGCACTTTAACTCCTTGAGAGGCGGGGTGGCCTCCAGCTTGAGGTCCGTAATAATCAATCCCAGGGCCACCCGGGATCCCATGCCGGGCACCATTAGAGAGCAATTGTAACCGTAGTAGCCCAGCCCGGCCACAAAAGCCGCTTCCCGCTCGATAAGGGGCCCTTTATCCACCTGAACAACCGCCCAGGCCGCTCCCCGCTCCTTCAACCACTCCGCCAAGGGCTCCAGAAGGCGCTCCAGCACCCGGTGATAATCTTCTCCCCGACAGCTCATGGCCACCAGGCCCTCTCCTGGCCCCGGAGGCCGCCCAGCCGGAAAATACCAGGGATGGGCAACGACTATCACCGTCTGCGCCCCGGGAAAAAGCACGTCGGGGCGGCACCGTGCTTCGATGCTGCTCCCGACAAAGGGCGTTTCCCATTTTTCTTTTTCCCTGTGTCGCAACGCGTCGAGGCC of the Thermanaeromonas sp. C210 genome contains:
- a CDS encoding N-acetylmuramoyl-L-alanine amidase — its product is MTWSLFFLLVAGVFAGGPASAATRTVKLYFNGTLLNPAVAPYVDTAGRTMVPIRIIMEAMKAKVGWVAGEQKVRIEYGNTVLEMWIGKKTARLDGRTLAMDTAPVLHQGTTMVPVRVIAENFGAQVDWDASSSSVRIWLPEQTSVKQVRVRGSYVNIRPGPSTAYDPPLLTVKEGTVLPVLGKVPGWYQVQLSDGGRGWISADWVEPVGTPPPSDGGSGGQEEKPTSYVAVVGSKPVAVLAGPGPIYRQVATAPAGSQLRVVEEQQGWIQVQLETGLKGWVPASLVTLKPWEGDKGEEEGDGGSLRITGVEVKTTAEGLQLWVQGTQAFTYKTLRLYNPERLVWDIPGAVLDVPLDEREVPVGAKGVARIRMSQFTSDTVRVVADLTTSLKFSVGEAPQGKGRLFFLEQPSLKNAVIVLDPGHGTDPEGRDPGAIGPGGTQEKDINLAIALKLADLLRSEGAKVYLTREGESTPYRLAERAFYANDLGADVFLSIHSNASVSSEVGGTSTYVYAPPGTELGQQREERLRLGRSIQNALVAALGLRDIGVLEANFSVLRNTKMPSALVEVAFISNPREEKLLKDPAFQAKAAAGILEGLRRYFNS
- a CDS encoding GerMN domain-containing protein; translated protein: MRGKVQALAAGLLCAFLAALSSGCGLSKDTADQPDSQVQLQTPQEELGQPESPQVTENQDTVKVVLYFSDPTGQKLVAEERLIPKVEGIARATVEELIKGPAPGSQLLPTIPEGTVLKDINIRPDGLARVDFSKELVENHSGGSLGESLTVYSIVNTLTQFPTVKQVQILVEGQYVETIAGHLDVSSAMTRNEAIIKTD
- the hisC gene encoding histidinol-phosphate transaminase, encoding MVKSYPACREAILDIKPYVPGKPIEEVQRELGIKDVIKLASNENPLGPSPDAVMALREAAEKIYLYPDGSCYYLKQALAAKLEVSEEQLIIGNGTDEILKMLGEAFVDPGDEVIVGDPTFSEYEFAAQVMGGRAVKVPCRDFRLDLEAMAGAVGPRTRLVFLCNPNNPTGTIVSQEEVDVFLNRVPSHVLVVLDEAYYEYVTSPAYPDSLAYVRDGRPNVIVLRTFSKIYGLAGLRVGYGIAHPEVIKALNRVREPFNVNSLAQVAARAALQDEYHVGKSREVNNEGKEFLYEQFRALGLKYVPTESNFIFVDIGRDSREVFKKMLAKGVIVRTGDIFGYPTFLRITIGTRRQNQRLIDALREVLSEVP
- a CDS encoding ACT domain-containing protein, coding for MKIKQLSVFLENKSGRLAAVTRLLASKGINIRALSIADTSDFGILRLIVNDPQAAYRTLREGGFTVSLTEVLGVEMPDRPGGLSSVLTHLEEAGINIEYLYAFLGKGENGALVIFRVEDLDKAIEILSAKGVKLVSAENVYAL
- a CDS encoding phenylacetate--CoA ligase family protein translates to MYWNPKYECLSAEELQQLQLERLKATVERAFLNVPHYRRAFQAKGLEPGDIRTLEDLRKLPFTTKDDLRENYPFGMFAVPMSEIVRIHSSSGTTGKPTVVGYTRRDIDVWAELMARALVCGGATRNDIIHNAYGYGLFTGGLGVHYGAERLGASVIPISGGNTKRQVMIMRDFGSTILTCTPSYALHIAEVIGEMGIDPAELKLKAGIFGAEPWSESMRREIERRLGISAVDIYGLSEVIGPGVAIECQEKNGLHIFGDHFLAEVIDPATGEPLGPGQVGELVLTSLTKEALPVIRYRTRDVTALLPGDCPCGRTGVRIARITGRTDDMLIIRGVNVFPSQVESVLLEIGGTEPHYQLIVDREGSLDTLEVQVEVSESLFSDEVRRLEDLEHRLRQELESTLGISVKVTLVEPKTIARSEGKAKRVIDRRKL
- a CDS encoding stalk domain-containing protein encodes the protein MPAWAGSGQIIFSASTEEIWVDGRPEKLPAPPFFHGDYIMVPLRPLAKLLGGEVHWEAGEPDTIKVILGGRHAVTHPGSRTVVLEGEETETQILPVPVQEARGILFVPAVFFHRVFEVPYARWAEGNAYLLGSSNRPPLAHFVVSQPVYAGQPVRYTVKAEDPEGDPIAEERWEGRQDIFSQPGSYTVTLQVKDARGSWSKPLSRLIHVLPDPANPQPGDLWAGGELSPTLTYEPPVRRTGPPLLFSNSPEYIKEPGILYQDEVEERARLYFWHAIEHPETFKVYVLAVNRSREEVELTVEREGYGGPSTNVFLVARQALAQYFMEAQPRTLTLKPGEAAVLNRIQPSACRHQVLHGILDVKATGKVDILFVAALASQKVLREYSRLPYLPADGVHARGTFGPADIEVELSLSGQETGELRLADGITDQFLPSLKPGASAPSLKGNYGAVYRIRVVPQQDTEAFLVPVSGLFAGTVLVDGRLVNVPREGFVRQGGQPVYLGRLKAKQAAEIVLVPPGGSYLPVKLVFDPREK
- a CDS encoding glucose-6-phosphate isomerase family protein, whose translation is MLAGKDFSFKSDGLLEFGPGIIAPEPDVRRLEDALPVLYAPSVTPSDRPLYYMYRGVCFAQDKEIFDKNDIRYDITVILPGTIEGEYIKTVGHFHPLKPHSSETYPEYYEVLEGEALYLLQKNNRSGDVEEIIAVEAKKGDKVYIPPGYGHVTINPGNTSLVMANLVESNFSSLYGPFRDKRGAAYYYIQGQGAKGEFVKNSHYQNSVALKLMAAPNLLQPTAAVKNKSLYEAFVADPEAFRFLK
- the queG gene encoding tRNA epoxyqueuosine(34) reductase QueG, whose protein sequence is MALIEELQQEASRLGLRLGAVPATTVFRRGLDALRHREKEKWETPFVGSSIEARCRPDVLFPGAQTVIVVAHPWYFPAGRPPGPGEGLVAMSCRGEDYHRVLERLLEPLAEWLKERGAAWAVVQVDKGPLIEREAAFVAGLGYYGYNCSLMVPGMGSRVALGLIITDLKLEATPPLKELKCRECGRCLRACPTGALVAPYTLHPGRCLSYLTQKRGFLPPSLRPYLGQRLFGCDVCQDVCPENEGLTLVGTPFIHPGLVRVLTMDGRRFRELFGSTALAWRGKSLLQRNAVIALANTGYKGEEAIKALQKLLSGPSPVLRGHAAWALGKLGLPEGRRALETAYEREQDPFVREEVERALAGEG